One window of Nicotiana tomentosiformis chromosome 11, ASM39032v3, whole genome shotgun sequence genomic DNA carries:
- the LOC138901456 gene encoding uncharacterized protein, producing the protein MGVWEYSLQFDSLAKYAPTIVAKMEDRVHRIVMGLEPHLLNNCMFVSLRLGIDISRIQAYAQGVEESKQKQRADHEHDRGQSHVMRDYPTRGGAGIVQPAGSVVALSSSVRPPRQGSQAPVGRGRDRSGASSSSDPQNRAYALEGRRDQESSPDIVTDILSISSYDVYALIDTGSNLSYGTLLVASKFWIEPELIKHFDVSTLIGDTVIARRVYRYCIVVVHSHYTVEDLIELDIVEIYVIMGMDWLASCYANVDYRSKMVRFQFPGEQVLEWKGNTASPKGRYISNLKARKMIKKGYIYHLVWVQDVKAESPTLQSILVVNEFPDIFPDKLPGLAPEQEIEFAIDILPDTQPISIPLYTIAPTEIRELKEQLRELLEKALSDPRLSMQIICVLCLKFYKKGSCMQNSLNVNSGKANVVADALRRISMGSLSYLQPGKSAIASVIHQLGNLGIRLLDSGDTGVTIRDTATSSLVTEVKECQYEDPMLAHYRDTAPQKEKTPFEITRDGVLRYRGEAKIYHDIREIYWWDEMKKDIEEFVAQCPNCLPHTQRKSDSIWVIVDRLTKSAHFLPVRTMYSAEYYARLYIKEIVRLHGVPVSVVSNRGSQFTTNF; encoded by the exons ATGGGTGTTTGGGAGTATagccttcagtttgattctttggctaagtatgctcccactattgtagctaagatggaggatcgggttcaccggatcgtgatggggttggagccgcacctgcttaaTAACTGTATGTTTGTCTCACTTCGGCTAGGcattgatatttctcgtattcaggcatacgctcagggtgtagaggagagtaagcagaagcagagggccgatcatgagcatgataggggtcaga gccacgttatgagagattatCCAACAagaggtggtgcaggtatagttcagccagcgggatctgtaGTTGCTTTGTCATCATCAGTACGGCCCCCTAGGCAAGGTTCACAGGCACCAGTTGGTCGTGGTAGAGAtagaagtggagcatctagctcgagcgatcCTCAGAACCGCGCTTATGCATTAGAGGGCAGACGGGATCAGGAGTCGTCACCCGATATTGTTACAGATATATTATcaatctcctcatatgatgtatatgcattgattgatacAGGTTCCAACTTATCGTATGGCACTCTGTTGGTTGCTAGCAAGTTTtggatagaacctgagttgattaaacATTTTGATGTGTCTACACTTATTGGGGATACGgtgatagctagacgggtatatagaTATTGTATAGTAGTTGTTCATAGTCATTATACAGTAGAAGacctgattgagttagatatAGTAGAAATttatgttataatgggtatggattggttggcttcttgttatgctaacgttgattatagatcaaagatggttcggttccaATTTCCAGGGGAGCAAGTTCttgagtggaaaggtaatactgcatcgccgAAAGGTAGGTATATTTCcaatctcaaggcaaggaagatgatcaaaaagggctatatttatcacttagtttggGTACAAgatgtgaaagcagagtcaccgacccttcaGTCTATCttggtggttaatgagtttcctgatATTTTTCCCGATAAGCTTCCAGGCCTTGCGCCAGAAcaggagattgagtttgctattgacatattaccagatactcagccgatatctattcctctTTATACAATAGCACCTACAGAGAtcagagagttgaaagaacaactgagggaATTGCTTGAAAAGGCTTTATCGGACCCA aggctgagcatgcagatcatttgtgtACTGTGCTTAAagttctacaagaaaggaagttgtatgcaaaattctctaaatgtgaattctg ggaaggcgaatgtagtagccgatgccctcagacgtatatctatgggtagcctatcatatttacagccagggAAGAGTGCGATAGCCTCTGTGATTCATCAGCTAGGTAATCTTGGAATTCGATTACTAGAttcaggtgataccggagttactattcggGACAcagcaacatcctctttagtaactgaagtgaaggaatgccagtatgaggatcctatgctagctcattatagagatacagcccctcaaaaggagaagacaccatttgaaattaCAAGAGATGGAGttctcagatatcgag gagaGGCGAAGatatatcatgatatcagggaaatatactggtgggatgaaatgaagaaggatatagaagagtttgttgctcagtgtcctaatt gcttacctcataCCCAGCGTAAGtccgattctatatgggttattgttgacagacttacaaaatcagcccattttctgcctgttagGACTATGTATTCAGCAGAgtattatgcaaggctttacattaaggagatagtacgacttcatggtgtccctgtATCTGTTGTCTCAAATAGAGGTTCTCAGTTTACAACTAATTTctag